GAAAAATTTGATAAGGCATagttgaaatataatttttaataaGCAGTAAATGCTTTTCTAGTCATTGTATCTTTTGAAACAGCCACATCTTTCAAATGACAAACTAAGCTGACCAGTGTTAATGTGTAATAAACATAACACAGCTGTGAGGAGGTTTACTGTCAAGTACTGTTCCTAGATTCAGctctgcaataaataaatagaagaCCAAAGGTCTTTTGGACcttctgtgcatgtgcacatcACATGTATATAGTTTATAGTATGTGTATAGTTTGGCTCTTTCATGCACCTCACACGCTGCATCCTCAGCATCTGTATGGCACTGCAGGGTGTCCTGTCCTTACAGGCTGGACAAAGAACCCTCCCAGAAGCACCCTCTCCCCCCAGCCCAGCAGCCTGTTGAGTGTGAAGCTGAACAGTGACAGCAGGCCCTGTTCTTTCACCTGGGCCATGCTGCACTTGCTGTGGGGTGGACTCCACTCTCTGTGGGTGTCTCTGTCCTGCCTGTAGGAACcagtgtctctttgtgtctttgccTCAGGTGTTCTGCCTATCTCCTTAATGTGCACATTTTCTGGTGTGCTGGTGCCACTTTCTTGCCAGCTGCTGCTTGCTGTGGAGGGTGGACAGATCCCCAAAGGGGTCAAAGAGAGGGTGAGGCTTTTGCGTTTCTCTAGCAGAGAAGCAGAGTCTGATGAGAGCTGTAGTTGTGTAGCCTTTGGTACTGATATGACTGGCTCATAAGGGTTTGGAGCATGAACCTTACATGCAATCTGCATATTCTGCTGGTTTTCATTGAGAGTCAAATGAAAAGTCTGAAGTTTCCCTGACAGGGAAAGCTGCTGGTTTCCATTTCCATCTGAATGTGagtgtctctgctgtgttttgtaaAAATTCTCACTGTAGTCCTGCTTGATGTCTACTGAATCACTGTTGGAAGTGTCACACTGATGATTGGTCTTGTGACTGGTGTGAAACTGGTTAGCACTGCCATTGATGGATGGAAGGTGACTGTTGGACTGTTGGATGAGGAGGTTGCCATGAGAGGCCTTCTGGCTTAGAGTACCCTGGAAGTGCTGCAGCTGACCCAGGAAGTTGAAGTTTGGGGAAATGGAAGGCCGACGCTCTTTCACAAAtcttcacaaaacacacaggatgTAGGTTAGTAGGGCTATTTGTGTTCTAGAGCTGACACTGATCTACAGTATGGTGCAATCAACAATATGAGGACAGTGATCTGGCTTTCTTGTCTTCCTTATAATTAATGCCcaataacaacataaacatgaaaactACAGCAGATACACTATATGAGTGTTTATATGTACATGGTTAgactaatattttattttatttatctttcatcTGTTATATTTGTGTCTTATATTTGTCTTTGCCTACAACTCAATTATCAGGGAAAACACAATTTCGGCCCCAGCTTTGACCAACCATACCTGTAGGCATGGTCCAAGTCCATCCCCAGACTGTACATGATGTAGGCTACAGCTAGAGCAGGAGAGCGGGAAATTCCGGCCGCACAGTGAACCAACACCGAGGCACCAGAGGACATGGCTGTATctgaacacacagcacacactgaaAGTTAGCCACACTGCACATTGTGAGACAAGCAGCAGTAAACTATTATTAACTATTGGCATCTATATGAACAATATTTGGGCATTTTTACAAATTTTGTGGGAAAACTATACTGTTCTTTCCATTTGACATTGGTGGTAATAAGCTTGTAAAATGGCTTGTTATGTTGGTGACTCTCAGTGATGCAGTAGAATGGTGACGGAAAGTCCTTACCGATGAAGTGCAGAGCCTGTGGGATCCAGGGCAGCAGGTCCTCCCGCAGGGAATCGTCAATGGGGATGCGAAGATACCTGGAGCAGGGCAAAAAGGAGGGCTGGGGGCTGCAGCGGCTCACACTAAGCACATACTGGATACCTAGAGAGGCCAGCTGgtcctacacaaacacacagagggcAATTTATcgcttgattgcagtgattgcctcaaaaggttgtgcaacaaaatattaagagtaccatcatttttgcccaggccagtttcatttttttttgttttttttaaatgcttctgttgaaccacatTCAAAAGcagtgtctgattttcattGGTTCgttttcagtacatttttatttattacttttgtcagcttcaagttatttcagtgaccattgtgggtttttttatttaatggaaGGATACCAACAACCAGGTCCACGTGTGTCCACATGCTACACAACAGGTAAGCAGTGTCTACAAAGTAGATTAAGCTGCACATGTAGTTTATAACTAGTTCCACCTCaagcaaataaaacaggaaatgctCCTTACACATGAATgcattgttgtcatttttaatagGCCTAAAATAAGATTTTCATGCAAAATGATTTTACTTAGGCTATGTAAAATTTGGACTGTTGATGGTTTAATTAAAACAGAGTAATAGTAACCCAAAGTAATTTATTTAGGAACCACTAGCACCACCCAGTCTTACCTGCGTCACGTCGCTCTCTGCTCCCAGGTAGAGCCTCGGCAGGATGACGGACAACGGAGGCCGCTCCGCCTCTACTTCCCGGGACCAGACCATATCTGCAAATACGCAGAGGTATTCTTTTCCCCGAACCTTGATGACATAAGACTAGGCTGTCTCCATGCTCTACCAGGACGCAGCAACGTCAGGATCTTTACTTTCTTGCAACTTTCCTAACAATTGGCGGACAGATTTCTGAAGAACAAccaacaaatatgaaaacatgctgtttgcctgttttgtttttcctaacACAAACTGGTGATGCTGCACGGTTACCCACCGTAAGTTAGTGTCCCTGTTGTCGTTGGAACCCAGCGCGGGTTTACAGTCTCCTTCTGTCGCCTGCTGCAGTTGTGTCTTCTGCCCTGTGCTCAGTCAGAGTGGCTGCTAAACGATGAGCTCATCCTCTGTCCAACAATAGATACTGACTGGATGATGTCATCTCCAGCCAATAGGCGACGTGTCGGATTTCCACCCACGCAGACATATCCCCGCCCCTCAGCAGCAATGATGGAGTAGAAGCAGGCTTTAGGACGGTGCTAGCACTATTCAACAAGCATGTCTTCTTTATCCTTTTagtgttggttttgttttgttttgctaccATGTTTGTGAGGCGTAAAAGTACGCACCATCGGGTTGGTGACGTTTTCCGGAACGCGTGGCTCTTATTGGCTATTGTAGACGTTCCTCTTCGACCAGGAATTCTGATATTTACGTTCGAGGCTCCGACCGGATCAGGAGCAATAAAATAATCGTGTTGACAACCAGACACTTGAGGATTGATTAGACAAATAAGTCTTGAATCCGACCACACCGCCACGATCACTGGAGGCGGCAAAATTGGGTATAAAATTGTCTAGTCTGTAGCCAGCCTAAGCCACTTCATGGAAAATCTGCTTGGTGCATATGATCGTATCGATCCAgtgctttttttgtcttctaATCCTTCTTACATTTTATACAATCGCATTACATCTACAAAGTTTCAACACCCTTTGCATTCCAAGACATTTCACGTATAAAATCTGAATTGATGAACGACACGAGGCGTCCTTTAAGGTATATGACATATTTttactttcacattttttaattacagaGTAATTTTGAACTAACACAGGTATTGGACAGGTACTTAACACCGATACATGAGGCTGCATTAGCTAGTGGATACtgcacagacacgcacacaaactcaaatacacacactcacagaatgACAGTGACTACTTTCCACAATAAAGTTCAATGTCCTGTGATTGCTAAGCAGCCACATAATGTAATGTGACCATGTATTAGAAATGtctttaggcttttttttttttacttagtcATGCTTCCATTCAAACACATAAACCAAGTCCTCTGTAGTTGTCACAGACATCTGAGTGTCTTACATCCTGTCCTCTCCCACATCAGTACTCATTGATAGGAAGTGTTAAAGAGCTGTATACTCTGAACCTTCTGAGATTGCAGAACATCTCAGAATTCATGGAGAAGCAGGAACATGAATTTAAGCGATCCCTGTCTAGCCTGGGATGGAACTAGCTCATGCATATATAGGTGCTGGATTTAGCTACTGTAGCAGCATTTGTACAGAGCGTCACTAAATAACCACAAAAGGGTTTTGTCCTTTAGTTGATTATGGTGCATTGGTTTTATTCATAGCTATGGCAGTGCAATTCATCACAAAGAAAAGACCTTCTATTTCAGACCTGAAATAATTATTGATGCAGCAACCCAAGCCAGATGCAGCATCCTCGGAAGCCATGGAGGCACTAAGATGTAGTCATTCCTATTTGGGTCTGTCTTATCCAGAATGCTAGAGCGTTCTCATTCAAAAGATTTACTAGGCAATTGTGTACTGCTTTTTAACAGAGACTTCGAACTTAACTGGATATACATTTGTCGTATAACCTCCGATAATCTCTGAAGTTGTCTCTTACAAAACAAGGGAATGCTGCTTACATATCTCACCTTTGTGTGGTTTGTCCTCAAGGAAATAATGGCCTTAAATGACTTGCTTGGACAAGCTGCACAAAGTTGAGATTTATGTTTTAtcagacatgttttaaaaaagaatgtTCCAGTTTTACAAGAGAGAAGATGTTAGTGATGATGCGTATATGTTGTGTATATTCCAATTAGAGTACCTCACAGATGCATCCTAAGCTTTCCAGTGGCAAGCTATTGGAACTACCTCCCTGGCAGCCTTTGAGGCAAGCTCAGATCTGGTGTACAGGTGGTTTAAACACTGCAGgtcttttttctgtcactcaCATTGTGTCCCAATTCTGTCCCATCCTTCTCCCTGGGCAGCATGAGTTAGATAATCACAGGCCTTCTAACAAGCATCATGGGAACATCTCCTAAAGCTATAAAGAAACTCACTGGCTCATATTTACatcaataacaaacaaatagaATAGTTCATTGAAATGAAGGGATACTCATTAAAGATGTTTCTGGATAGGAAGTAGGTCATTCAGAGGAAAAGTAAGGGCACTCATGCTGGACACTCTCAAAGAGGATCCCAACAACTTAAGTGCACGTGGGCAGTAGCGACCAAGATCAGAGTGAAGGACCTTCAAGTCTCCCTTCAAGTCCAACCACAACCATAAGCAATCATAGACCTTAtaacagtgtgcatgtgtgggcgTGCAATGAACAGCTTCTCCCAATCATCATCAAGGAATGTTTTACCAATTCAAACGAAATCTCTgtgacacatacatacatacatacatacatacacacacacacacacacacaccccccaaTACTACAGAGCAGTCAAGATGGAGCAGAATGAGACTGGAGcacaacacgcacacacatgcacaccggCTACACAGGTAAACACCCACAAAAAGAAGAATGTAGCATCATGTTAATAAACAAGTAGAAGTTGAACTGGAATCAGATTCTGGGGCAagaataatgacaataatattGCCGCTGCTAGCAGCAGCTGCCTTCCTTTTCCCTTATGTAGGTtacaccattttttttttttttttttttttactcaaagaTCCTTTACtggaggatggaggagaggtGCGGCAGGAGGGCACGCTGGTGGGGATGGTGGGAGTACTGGTGATGGTTCAGGTTTGGATCCTAAAACTGTTGGGCCAGCAGCTCACAGAGGCGCCTAGACACAGAGTCCTTGCTGCAGCGCAATGTCAGGCGGTACATCTGTGTACACATGTATGCACAAAAGtgtgcacgcacacgcacgcacgcacgcacgcacgcacacacacacacacacacacacacacacacacacacagatgtgcaatTATTCAGATTCATGAGGGGTAAGCGTGAAGCCCTGAAAACctaagaagtttttttttttatctgagtTTATTAAACCATATACTCAATTATAAATGTCAAACAtgatgtaaaaacaataaagctgTCAAAGAAAGTGCATTTTTGTGTGCCTGAAACAGAAATATACTTTGCTCAATGATAATAATGCACAAATACCGACTAGTGTTCTGCACTGAGGTCCAAGATGCTGGAAATAAATCTAGTACAGAATCATATTCTTGTTGGGAATAAATATAATGTGAAGCCTTACTCTGGTGTTTTAAGACAATATTGAGCCCCATTTGTAATAGTTTTTGCATAATTAAATTTTATggattaaaattaaattatgcAAGAGTGCAGAGGAGTTGTGTATaaatttttttctgcatttgaaaaTTTAAGTTACTAAAttcatattttgcatttaaagtACAGTGTCTTATTGAGAGTTTTATGAAGGTGTGAATTGAGTATAAAAGGAGAGGTAACTGGTTAAAATATTTGGTTAAAAATATAGAGTAATagctaaaaacaaactgtaattcATAAATCCCTGCTAACTGGAGGCAACACCATTCCTTTGACTCAGAATAAGTGTTAAAACCTGAAGGTTACTTCCACTAAAGGGAGATTTTCCTCTCAACTGTCACTAAGTACTTGCAtctaaaggatttgttgggttttgtttctgtttttttgtaaagtgccttgagatgattgtaataataacattgaattgaattggataATAATGGCGCTATTACATTAATTTCTTCATCCTCAGGTCATACTAAGCAATACATGGTAGTAATAAACAAGTGAGGTAGAAAGAACATTTTTCATCTAAATATGTGGTaactacacagaaaacacacgTTTCTAGTTACTGGACAGATGTCTGACTAAAAAGTACATTTAGTTTGGAATTCGGCAAAAACAAGCTCTTGTATTTGCTGCACATGAGGCTTTCAAATTTATTCATCTTCAGCATTTAATGACCGGTTGTATTCTGAGCCAGAATGACTAATCTTTTCCAAACATTTAGCAGTGACTTTTGAGTGAGCTGTGTGTGCTACCTGTGCCTGGGCATTTGGCTCCAGTCTTAGCAGACAGCCAACCTGCTGACTCTTGGTCTGGATCACTCCAGCACACACATAGTTCTCTGGGTTTGGATCGACGTTGTCCAGCAGGGCCGTTCCTAGTCCCAGAAGctatacacaaacacatcacagaaCAAAGATGACAATAACAAGAAATCAGACATAATCAAATAGCAAAGGAGTAAT
This genomic window from Mastacembelus armatus chromosome 8, fMasArm1.2, whole genome shotgun sequence contains:
- the LOC113141593 gene encoding probable dual specificity protein phosphatase DDB_G0281963, coding for MVWSREVEAERPPLSVILPRLYLGAESDVTQDQLASLGIQYVLSVSRCSPQPSFLPCSRYLRIPIDDSLREDLLPWIPQALHFIDTAMSSGASVLVHCAAGISRSPALAVAYIMYSLGMDLDHAYRFVKERRPSISPNFNFLGQLQHFQGTLSQKASHGNLLIQQSNSHLPSINGSANQFHTSHKTNHQCDTSNSDSVDIKQDYSENFYKTQQRHSHSDGNGNQQLSLSGKLQTFHLTLNENQQNMQIACKVHAPNPYEPVISVPKATQLQLSSDSASLLEKRKSLTLSLTPLGICPPSTASSSWQESGTSTPENVHIKEIGRTPEAKTQRDTGSYRQDRDTHREWSPPHSKCSMAQVKEQGLLSLFSFTLNRLLGWGERVLLGGFFVQPVRTGHPAVPYRC